A single region of the Pontimicrobium sp. SW4 genome encodes:
- a CDS encoding carboxypeptidase-like regulatory domain-containing protein, producing the protein MKQLITAIILLVACTSFAQVRVEGVIKDSIGNPLELANVIAINQETKILDSYGITNGQGRYKLNLKEDSKYEIQVSYIGMKTTKDSLETKKEAIINKDFTLIADNSLDAIELTYEMPVSVRGDTLVYNADSFKTGTERKLEDVLENLPGVEINEDGQIEVEGKVVSKVMVEGKEFFDGDTKLATKNIPSNAVDKVQVLKNYADVGQLSGVTNNQDNVAINIKLKEGKTNFWFGNITAGGGDSPNGGLYMFQPKLFYYSPKYSINIIGDLNNLGEVAFTRRDYFNFSGGFRGPSRSSGTNINLGSNNLGFLSTQNNRAKDIETKFGAANFSWSPNKALDLSGFAIFSNNKTEIQENRDKRYTDPDLGIPDESTESNTIQNSDLAMLKLSAKYKPNANNQLDYDIFGKVSKERQDQGFFSSVIGDINQIESSSPYSINQNVNYYYTLNETNIFAFEAQHLLSDEDPFYNAILEDKSNYDGTANNLGLDGAQLDYNIGQDKRIKSNQLDAKLDYWNILNTKSDINFTLGTILSNQKFDSNIFQFLDDGSKYNPTPTINGGLDNNNIDYSFSDVYLGIHYRLKSGIFTFTPGVSAHAYSTKNDQFNTETTDNFFRVLPDFNMRMQLKKSEQLVLNYRMQTQFTDVSKFASGLVLNNYNSLFSGNPELESALSHNLSLFYNSFNMFNYTNVFANISYNKSIDNIRNRSNFEPGSVVNISSPFNSDFADESISASGRMQRTFNQVRGTLRANFNYSKFNQFIQNRVSQNESFSQTYVAQVRTNFRTAPNVEIGYSYRIQDNSLGQGGGSKFYTKSPSIEADALIFKAFTLRTDYTYNNFSDQDKTINTYEFWNASLAYRKDQDAKFEYEIKATNLLDTRAQNQSSTGAVSVSATEYFIQPRFVSFRLRYEL; encoded by the coding sequence ATGAAACAATTAATTACTGCAATAATTTTGCTAGTAGCCTGCACATCTTTTGCTCAAGTTAGAGTAGAAGGTGTAATAAAAGACAGTATTGGTAACCCGTTGGAGCTTGCTAATGTTATAGCAATAAATCAAGAAACAAAAATTTTAGATTCGTATGGCATTACTAATGGCCAAGGACGATATAAGCTAAACCTTAAAGAAGATTCTAAGTATGAAATTCAGGTAAGTTATATTGGAATGAAAACTACCAAAGATAGTTTAGAAACAAAGAAAGAAGCTATCATTAATAAAGATTTTACATTAATTGCTGATAATTCTTTAGATGCAATTGAGCTTACTTACGAAATGCCTGTTTCTGTTAGAGGAGATACACTAGTTTACAATGCAGATTCCTTTAAAACAGGAACTGAAAGAAAACTTGAAGATGTACTTGAAAACTTACCAGGTGTTGAAATTAATGAAGATGGACAAATAGAAGTTGAAGGAAAAGTGGTCTCTAAAGTAATGGTCGAAGGTAAAGAATTCTTTGATGGTGATACTAAATTAGCGACTAAGAACATTCCGTCTAATGCTGTAGACAAAGTGCAAGTACTTAAAAACTATGCAGATGTTGGGCAATTAAGTGGCGTTACAAATAACCAAGATAATGTCGCTATAAATATCAAACTAAAAGAAGGTAAAACTAATTTCTGGTTTGGGAACATTACTGCTGGAGGAGGAGATTCGCCTAATGGAGGCTTATATATGTTTCAACCAAAATTATTTTATTACAGTCCAAAATATAGTATTAATATCATTGGAGATTTAAATAATCTTGGAGAAGTTGCTTTTACTAGAAGAGATTATTTTAATTTCTCTGGAGGATTTAGAGGACCTAGTAGATCTAGTGGAACAAATATTAATTTAGGAAGTAATAATTTAGGGTTTTTGTCAACTCAAAATAATAGAGCGAAAGATATTGAAACAAAATTTGGTGCTGCAAACTTTAGTTGGTCACCAAACAAAGCTTTAGATTTAAGCGGATTTGCTATTTTTTCTAACAACAAAACTGAAATCCAAGAAAACAGAGATAAGCGATACACTGATCCAGATTTGGGTATTCCTGATGAAAGTACAGAAAGTAATACAATCCAAAATAGTGATTTAGCAATGTTGAAGTTATCAGCAAAGTACAAGCCAAATGCTAATAATCAATTGGACTATGATATTTTTGGTAAAGTTTCAAAAGAAAGACAAGATCAAGGATTTTTCTCATCAGTTATTGGAGATATTAATCAAATAGAAAGCTCGAGTCCTTATAGTATTAACCAGAATGTAAACTATTATTATACACTTAACGAGACTAATATCTTTGCGTTTGAAGCACAACATTTATTGAGTGACGAAGATCCTTTTTACAATGCCATTTTAGAAGATAAAAGCAATTATGATGGCACTGCAAATAATTTAGGCTTAGATGGTGCTCAACTAGATTATAATATAGGACAAGATAAGCGCATAAAATCAAATCAATTAGATGCTAAGCTCGATTATTGGAATATTTTAAACACTAAAAGTGACATTAATTTTACCCTTGGAACTATATTGAGTAATCAAAAATTCGATTCTAATATTTTTCAATTTTTAGATGATGGATCTAAGTATAATCCAACGCCAACAATTAATGGAGGCTTAGATAACAATAATATAGATTATAGTTTTAGCGATGTGTATTTAGGTATTCATTATCGTTTAAAATCTGGTATTTTCACCTTTACTCCTGGAGTGTCTGCACATGCTTATAGTACAAAAAATGACCAATTTAACACAGAGACTACAGATAATTTCTTTAGAGTGCTTCCAGACTTTAATATGCGTATGCAATTAAAAAAGAGTGAGCAGCTAGTATTGAACTACCGTATGCAAACACAATTTACAGACGTATCTAAATTTGCAAGTGGATTAGTACTAAATAATTATAATTCTTTGTTTTCTGGTAATCCAGAGCTGGAAAGTGCATTATCTCATAATTTAAGCCTCTTCTACAATAGCTTTAATATGTTTAATTACACCAATGTATTTGCAAATATTAGTTACAATAAAAGCATTGATAATATTAGAAATAGGTCGAATTTTGAACCAGGAAGTGTGGTAAATATTAGCTCGCCTTTTAATTCAGACTTTGCCGATGAAAGTATAAGTGCATCAGGACGTATGCAAAGAACTTTTAATCAGGTTAGAGGTACTTTAAGAGCGAATTTTAATTACTCTAAGTTCAATCAGTTTATTCAAAATAGAGTTTCACAAAATGAAAGTTTTAGTCAAACATATGTAGCGCAGGTAAGAACTAATTTTAGAACAGCACCAAATGTAGAAATTGGCTATAGCTATAGAATTCAAGATAATAGTTTAGGACAAGGAGGTGGTTCAAAATTCTATACTAAATCCCCTTCTATAGAAGCTGATGCATTAATTTTTAAAGCTTTTACTCTTAGAACAGATTACACATATAACAATTTTAGTGATCAAGATAAAACCATAAACACTTATGAGTTTTGGAATGCTTCCTTAGCATACAGAAAAGATCAAGATGCAAAATTTGAGTATGAGATAAAAGCAACAAATTTGTTAGATACACGAGCTCAAAACCAAAGTAGTACTGGAGCAGTATCAGTAAGTGCAACCGAGTATTTTATACAACCTAGGTTTGTCTCCTTTAGATTACGATACGAACTTTAA